A genomic stretch from Edaphobacter aggregans includes:
- a CDS encoding oxidoreductase: MPTSIDPTAVAAPKDRVWFITGTSTGFGRLLAEEVLKSGGKVIATARDRHKIADLVDQYPSTAKAFALDVTNPGQIESVASEAVTHFGRIDVLVNNAGYGIAGAIEEATEAEYMPVFNTNVFGLINVTRAFLPQFRKQRSGNILNLSSIAGLSGGAGWGFYNTTKFAVEGFSEALAAELAPLGVHVTVIEPGPFRTDFLGRSGVEAAQRIPDYDVSAGKAREYMNTQSGKQVGDPLRAVQAMIAVVESPNPPVHLILGSVALKRFRAKLDQWNQEIAAWEPTTLGADFPEGQ; encoded by the coding sequence ATGCCGACTTCCATTGACCCCACTGCCGTCGCTGCCCCTAAGGATCGTGTCTGGTTCATCACCGGCACATCTACCGGCTTCGGTCGTCTCCTCGCAGAAGAAGTCCTCAAATCCGGCGGCAAGGTCATCGCAACCGCGCGCGACCGCCACAAGATAGCCGATTTGGTAGATCAATACCCGTCCACAGCAAAGGCCTTCGCTCTCGATGTCACCAACCCGGGCCAGATCGAGTCTGTGGCTTCTGAAGCCGTCACCCACTTCGGCCGCATCGATGTCCTCGTCAACAACGCAGGCTACGGCATCGCCGGAGCCATCGAAGAGGCCACCGAAGCCGAGTACATGCCAGTCTTCAACACCAACGTCTTCGGCCTCATCAACGTCACCCGCGCCTTTCTGCCTCAGTTCCGCAAACAACGCAGCGGCAACATCCTCAATCTCTCCTCCATCGCCGGTCTCAGCGGAGGTGCTGGCTGGGGCTTCTACAACACCACCAAATTCGCCGTCGAAGGATTCTCCGAAGCTCTCGCCGCCGAACTCGCTCCACTCGGCGTCCACGTCACCGTCATCGAGCCCGGGCCCTTCCGCACCGACTTCCTCGGCCGCTCCGGCGTAGAAGCTGCCCAGCGCATCCCCGACTACGACGTCTCCGCAGGCAAAGCACGCGAGTACATGAACACTCAAAGCGGCAAACAAGTCGGCGACCCCCTCCGCGCCGTCCAGGCCATGATCGCCGTCGTCGAATCCCCCAACCCGCCGGTCCACCTGATCCTGGGCTCCGTAGCCCTCAAGCGCTTCCGCGCCAAGCTCGACCAGTGGAATCAGGAGATCGCTGCCTGGGAACCAACCACCCTCGGCGCAGACTTCCCGGAGGGCCAGTGA
- the pgl gene encoding 6-phosphogluconolactonase: protein MPRPVTVTYRISSTPAEVAAAAAQLFTTAVIEAVKARGVARVAISGGTTPKAMFALLAAEPFASQIPWDKLDLFWVDERCVPPDHADSNYRMTREALLSKVPLPADRIHRMEGELDPEVAAARYESTIRNAFRLEGAETPTFDLILLGMGDDGHTASLFPHTEGLNDLTHIVIANHVPQKDTWRITLTSPVINQGREVAFLIEGAAKAQVLHDVLLGPFQPDTYPSQIIRPASGQLTLLLDSAAAANLPEPANADQTGTLELR from the coding sequence ATGCCCCGACCAGTCACCGTCACCTACCGCATCTCCTCCACCCCCGCTGAAGTCGCCGCCGCCGCCGCCCAGCTCTTCACCACTGCCGTTATCGAAGCCGTCAAAGCCCGAGGCGTAGCCCGAGTAGCCATCTCCGGCGGCACCACGCCCAAGGCGATGTTTGCCCTCCTCGCCGCCGAGCCCTTCGCCTCCCAAATCCCCTGGGACAAGCTCGACCTCTTCTGGGTCGACGAGCGCTGCGTCCCTCCCGACCACGCCGACTCCAACTACCGCATGACCCGCGAAGCCCTCCTCTCCAAGGTCCCGCTCCCCGCCGACCGCATCCACCGCATGGAAGGTGAACTCGACCCCGAAGTCGCCGCCGCCCGCTACGAGTCCACCATCCGCAACGCCTTCCGCCTCGAGGGAGCCGAAACCCCCACCTTCGACCTCATCCTCCTGGGCATGGGCGACGACGGCCACACCGCCTCCCTCTTCCCCCACACCGAAGGCCTCAACGACCTCACCCACATCGTCATCGCCAACCATGTCCCCCAAAAGGACACCTGGCGCATCACCCTCACCTCGCCCGTCATCAATCAGGGCAGGGAAGTCGCCTTCCTCATCGAAGGAGCAGCCAAGGCACAGGTCCTTCATGACGTCCTCCTCGGCCCGTTCCAGCCCGACACCTACCCCTCGCAGATCATCCGTCCCGCCAGTGGCCAGCTAACCCTCTTGCTCGACTCCGCCGCAGCGGCTAATCTGCCAGAACCGGCCAACGCAGACCAAACCGGTACCCTGGAGCTTCGCTGA
- the tkt gene encoding transketolase, producing MSDQQQNDLDQLSINALRFLAVDAVQKANSGHPGAPLGCAPIAYLLYHKFMQHDPADPKWINRDRFILSNGHASALLYGALHLSGYNLPMSQLEQFRQWGSHTPGHPEYGEAPGVEVTTGPLGQGFGMAVGIATAEKHLAAVYNRDHFNIVDHYTYVLCGDGDLMEGISHETGSLAGTLGLGKLIVLYDDNLISLDGPTELSYTEDVTERFHAYHWQVLSVEDGNDLVALEKAILEAKAETTKPTLIRVRTVIGFGSPKAGTSKVHGEALGVEAVKATKKNLGWPEDKTFYVPEEARANWDTIKPRGELAHNAWHEKFEEYKKAYPEPASQFERSVKAELEAGWEKKIPVFPTDKPVATRNAGQVVMNAIAGVVPELFGGAADLTASTKTIFKDSPSFHVDPKGRNVFFGVREFGMCAMVNGMAAHGGLIPFGSTFFVFSDYCRSAIRMAALMNVHSLFIFTHDSVGLGEDGPTHQPVEHLTSLRAIPHLTDFRPADANETAACWQLALERKSASFMALSRQDLPVIDAEKYKVHEGTKHGAYALDNSGKDIILIATGSEVPLILKAAEELKAAGIGASVVSMPSTKIFDEQTDAYKATILPESTPKIAIEAGATLGWYKYIGHNGVVIGIDRFGASAPGPIALDKLGINVAHVVEQAKKLVKK from the coding sequence ATGAGCGATCAGCAGCAGAACGATCTCGACCAGCTTTCAATCAACGCCCTCCGTTTCCTCGCCGTCGACGCCGTTCAAAAAGCCAACTCCGGGCACCCCGGCGCCCCCCTCGGATGCGCACCCATCGCCTACCTGCTCTATCACAAGTTCATGCAGCACGATCCCGCCGACCCCAAGTGGATCAACCGTGACCGCTTCATCCTCTCCAACGGCCACGCCTCGGCCCTCCTCTACGGCGCGCTTCACCTCTCCGGCTATAACCTGCCCATGTCTCAGCTGGAGCAGTTCCGCCAGTGGGGCTCCCACACCCCCGGCCACCCCGAGTACGGCGAGGCCCCGGGCGTTGAAGTCACCACCGGCCCCCTTGGCCAGGGCTTCGGCATGGCGGTAGGCATCGCGACAGCAGAAAAGCACCTCGCCGCCGTCTACAACCGCGACCACTTCAACATCGTCGACCACTACACCTACGTCCTCTGCGGCGACGGCGACCTGATGGAAGGCATCTCGCACGAAACCGGTTCCCTCGCCGGAACACTCGGTCTCGGCAAGCTCATCGTCCTCTACGACGACAACCTCATCTCACTCGACGGCCCCACCGAGCTCTCCTACACCGAAGATGTCACGGAGCGCTTCCATGCCTACCACTGGCAGGTTCTCTCCGTAGAAGACGGCAACGACCTCGTCGCCCTCGAAAAGGCCATCCTCGAAGCCAAGGCCGAGACCACCAAGCCCACTCTCATCCGTGTCCGCACCGTCATCGGCTTCGGAAGCCCTAAGGCCGGCACCAGCAAGGTCCACGGCGAAGCCCTCGGTGTCGAAGCCGTTAAGGCCACCAAGAAGAACCTCGGCTGGCCCGAAGACAAGACCTTCTACGTCCCCGAAGAGGCCCGCGCCAACTGGGACACCATCAAGCCCCGCGGCGAGCTCGCCCATAACGCCTGGCACGAGAAGTTCGAGGAATACAAGAAGGCCTATCCCGAACCAGCATCTCAGTTCGAGCGCAGCGTCAAAGCCGAGCTCGAAGCAGGATGGGAGAAGAAGATCCCGGTCTTTCCGACCGACAAGCCCGTTGCCACCCGCAACGCAGGCCAGGTCGTCATGAACGCTATCGCCGGTGTCGTCCCCGAGCTCTTCGGTGGTGCAGCCGACCTCACCGCTTCCACCAAGACCATTTTCAAGGATTCGCCCAGCTTCCACGTCGATCCCAAGGGCCGCAACGTCTTCTTCGGCGTCCGCGAGTTCGGCATGTGCGCCATGGTCAATGGCATGGCAGCCCACGGCGGTCTTATCCCCTTCGGCTCGACGTTCTTCGTCTTCTCCGACTACTGCCGTTCGGCCATTCGCATGGCAGCGCTGATGAACGTCCACTCGCTCTTCATCTTCACCCACGACTCCGTCGGCCTCGGTGAAGACGGCCCCACCCACCAGCCCGTCGAGCATCTGACGAGCCTCCGCGCCATCCCGCACCTCACCGACTTCCGCCCCGCCGACGCCAACGAGACCGCCGCCTGCTGGCAGCTAGCCCTCGAGCGCAAGAGCGCCAGCTTCATGGCTCTCTCCCGGCAGGATCTGCCCGTCATCGACGCCGAGAAGTACAAGGTGCACGAAGGCACGAAGCACGGTGCCTACGCGCTCGACAACTCCGGCAAGGACATCATCCTCATCGCCACCGGCTCCGAGGTTCCGCTGATCCTCAAGGCCGCCGAAGAGCTCAAGGCCGCAGGCATCGGCGCTTCGGTCGTCTCCATGCCCAGCACCAAAATCTTCGACGAGCAGACCGACGCCTACAAGGCCACCATCCTGCCCGAGAGCACGCCCAAGATCGCTATCGAAGCGGGCGCGACCCTCGGCTGGTACAAGTACATCGGTCACAACGGAGTCGTCATCGGTATCGATCGCTTCGGAGCCTCCGCCCCGGGCCCGATCGCTCTCGACAAGCTCGGCATCAACGTCGCGCACGTCGTGGAGCAGGCCAAGAAGCTGGTTAAAAAGTAA
- the zwf gene encoding glucose-6-phosphate dehydrogenase produces MPTLEANTSLSAAPATPQPERTPDPCIVVIFGASGDLTKRKLLPALYHLEQAGLLPKDFAVVGVARRPLEESFAPDMKEGIVAGGGVEESDPKLAPFVDRIQYHAMNFDDPSGYDALKTKLAELDNKYNTCGNRLFYLATAPEYFSDIVNYLGEHGMAKPDVETAPNGCKVWVRTIIEKPFGHDLNSAKALNDEVNKVFSEDQIFRIDHYLGKETVQNILVFRFANGIFENVWNRNYIDHVEITAAESIGIEGRGPFYETAGALRDVVQNHVMELLSFVAMEPPVSFEASAVRAEKVKVWKAITPIHPADTVRGQYGPGIVDGKPVIGYRQEDRVHPRSQTETYAALRLEIENWRWAGVPFYIRAGKRLAKRVTDITIQFKQPPLLLFKDQQGKGGEGVKPNVLSMRIQPDEGITLRFGAKIPGPSMNIGTVNMDFSYAEAFGKSSANGYERLLLDAMLGDGTLFAHRDGVEATWALMTPILEAWKKDPVKDFPNYAAGTWGPSAADALLESEGRKWRKL; encoded by the coding sequence ATGCCGACCTTAGAAGCCAATACATCACTCTCCGCCGCCCCGGCAACCCCGCAGCCCGAGCGCACCCCTGACCCCTGCATCGTAGTCATCTTCGGTGCGTCAGGCGATCTCACCAAGCGCAAGCTCCTCCCTGCGCTCTATCACCTCGAGCAGGCAGGCCTGCTCCCCAAGGACTTCGCCGTCGTAGGCGTAGCCCGGCGTCCCCTCGAGGAGAGCTTCGCCCCCGACATGAAGGAAGGCATCGTAGCCGGAGGCGGTGTCGAAGAGAGCGATCCCAAACTCGCCCCCTTCGTCGATCGCATTCAGTACCACGCCATGAACTTCGACGACCCGTCCGGCTACGACGCCCTCAAGACCAAGCTCGCCGAGCTCGATAACAAGTACAACACCTGCGGCAACCGCCTCTTCTACCTCGCCACCGCACCCGAGTACTTCTCCGACATCGTCAACTACCTCGGCGAGCACGGCATGGCCAAGCCCGACGTCGAAACCGCCCCCAACGGCTGCAAAGTCTGGGTCCGTACCATCATCGAGAAGCCCTTCGGCCACGATCTCAACTCCGCCAAGGCCCTCAACGACGAAGTCAACAAAGTCTTCTCTGAAGACCAGATCTTCCGCATCGACCACTACCTTGGCAAAGAGACCGTCCAGAACATCCTCGTCTTCCGCTTCGCCAACGGCATCTTCGAGAACGTCTGGAACCGCAACTACATCGACCACGTCGAGATCACCGCCGCCGAATCCATCGGCATCGAAGGCCGCGGCCCCTTCTACGAGACCGCCGGAGCCCTCCGCGACGTCGTCCAGAACCACGTCATGGAGCTACTCAGCTTCGTAGCCATGGAACCGCCCGTCTCCTTCGAGGCCTCCGCCGTCCGTGCCGAAAAGGTCAAGGTCTGGAAGGCCATCACCCCCATCCACCCCGCCGACACCGTCCGCGGCCAGTACGGCCCCGGCATCGTCGACGGCAAGCCCGTCATCGGCTACCGCCAGGAAGATCGCGTCCACCCGCGCTCCCAGACCGAGACCTACGCCGCCCTTCGCCTCGAGATCGAAAACTGGCGCTGGGCAGGAGTCCCCTTCTACATCCGCGCCGGCAAACGCCTCGCCAAGCGCGTCACCGACATCACCATCCAGTTCAAGCAGCCCCCTCTTCTCCTCTTCAAGGACCAGCAGGGCAAGGGCGGCGAAGGTGTCAAGCCCAACGTCCTCTCCATGCGGATCCAGCCTGACGAGGGCATCACCCTCCGCTTCGGCGCCAAAATCCCTGGCCCCAGCATGAACATCGGCACCGTCAACATGGACTTCAGCTACGCCGAAGCCTTCGGCAAGTCCTCGGCCAACGGTTACGAGCGCCTCTTGCTCGACGCCATGCTTGGCGACGGAACCCTCTTCGCCCATCGCGACGGAGTCGAAGCCACCTGGGCTCTGATGACTCCAATCCTCGAAGCCTGGAAGAAAGACCCGGTCAAGGACTTCCCCAACTACGCCGCCGGAACCTGGGGCCCATCCGCAGCCGACGCACTCCTGGAGTCCGAAGGCCGCAAGTGGCGCAAACTCTAA
- the glk gene encoding glucokinase, whose translation MILAGDVGGTKVHLALYDFSSGKLHGIRDQKFPAHEFTALDQIVTKFLAGDDTCPRVHHADILATCFGVPGPVREGRLKLTNLPWVLDCKELSKSLGIQHVFLINDLEANGYGIPELAADKIFTLYAGDESAVGHRGLIAAGTGLGQALLIWDGKHHRPIASEGGHCDFAARSTREIALLEYLRAQLNGRVSWERVVSGLGIKNIYTFLRDVEKINEPQWLRDRMKAEDPNAVIGQCAEDGSSFLCFETMKIFVSAYGAETGNIALKVLATGGMYLGGGIAPKIIKTLQNGFFTQAFLDKGRLSPLLQSIPVRVILDDTCALLGAAAYAEARATELGSQSERAASLQTAL comes from the coding sequence ATGATTCTTGCTGGTGACGTCGGCGGCACAAAGGTGCACCTCGCTCTCTACGATTTCTCAAGCGGCAAACTCCACGGCATCCGCGACCAGAAGTTCCCGGCCCACGAATTCACCGCACTCGATCAGATCGTCACCAAATTCCTCGCTGGCGACGACACCTGCCCCCGCGTCCACCACGCCGACATCCTCGCCACCTGCTTCGGTGTGCCCGGCCCCGTCCGCGAAGGCCGTCTCAAACTCACCAACCTCCCCTGGGTCCTCGACTGCAAAGAGCTCTCCAAGTCCCTCGGCATCCAACACGTCTTCCTCATCAACGACCTCGAAGCCAACGGCTACGGCATTCCGGAGCTAGCCGCCGACAAGATCTTCACCCTCTACGCCGGCGACGAATCCGCTGTCGGCCACCGCGGCCTCATCGCCGCCGGAACTGGCCTCGGCCAGGCGCTCCTCATCTGGGACGGCAAGCACCACCGCCCTATCGCCTCCGAAGGCGGCCACTGCGACTTCGCCGCCCGCTCCACCCGCGAAATCGCTCTACTCGAGTACCTTCGTGCCCAGCTCAACGGTCGCGTCTCTTGGGAGCGCGTCGTCTCCGGCCTCGGCATCAAAAACATCTACACCTTCCTCCGCGACGTCGAAAAAATCAACGAACCCCAGTGGCTCCGCGACCGCATGAAGGCCGAAGACCCCAACGCCGTCATAGGCCAGTGCGCCGAAGACGGCTCCAGCTTCCTGTGCTTCGAGACCATGAAGATCTTCGTCTCAGCCTACGGAGCCGAAACCGGCAATATCGCCCTCAAGGTCCTGGCCACCGGAGGCATGTACCTCGGCGGAGGCATCGCCCCCAAGATCATCAAGACCCTGCAGAACGGCTTCTTCACCCAGGCCTTCCTCGACAAGGGCCGCCTCTCCCCGCTGCTCCAATCCATCCCTGTACGCGTCATCCTCGACGACACCTGCGCCCTCCTCGGAGCCGCCGCCTACGCCGAAGCCCGAGCCACCGAGCTAGGCAGCCAATCCGAACGCGCCGCCTCCCTCCAAACCGCCCTATAG
- the gnd gene encoding phosphogluconate dehydrogenase (NAD(+)-dependent, decarboxylating) → MELGIIGLGKMGFNMAERLKLAGHKVVGFDFNKDATAKLTATGSLGVNSLEDLVANLSAPRAVWIMVPSGDPVDHTIASLEGLLSQGDTIIDGGNSNYKDTQRRHAQLAPTGLDFVDCGTSGGVWGLKEGYSLMIGGDKAPVERLTPIFQALAPSPTEGWGHVGPSGAGHFVKMVHNGIEYGMMQAYAEGFSIMQAKKPLNLDLTQIAHIWQKGSVVRSWLLDLTAGALDHNPTLAGLEAWVPDSGEGRWTVTEAIDLNISAPVITESLIRRLRSREENNFTDRMISIMRGAFGGHDVKKA, encoded by the coding sequence ATGGAACTCGGAATTATTGGACTTGGCAAGATGGGCTTCAACATGGCAGAGCGCCTCAAGCTCGCCGGTCACAAGGTTGTCGGCTTCGACTTCAACAAGGACGCCACCGCAAAGCTCACCGCCACCGGCTCCCTCGGCGTCAACTCGCTCGAAGACCTCGTCGCCAACCTTTCCGCTCCGCGCGCCGTCTGGATCATGGTCCCCTCAGGCGACCCTGTCGACCACACCATCGCAAGCCTCGAAGGTCTTCTGTCCCAGGGCGACACCATCATCGACGGCGGCAACTCCAACTACAAGGACACCCAGCGCCGCCACGCACAACTTGCGCCGACCGGCCTCGACTTCGTCGACTGCGGAACCTCCGGCGGAGTCTGGGGCCTCAAAGAGGGCTACTCCCTCATGATCGGCGGCGACAAAGCCCCCGTCGAGCGCCTCACTCCCATCTTCCAGGCCCTCGCCCCCTCGCCCACCGAAGGCTGGGGACACGTCGGCCCTTCCGGCGCCGGCCACTTCGTCAAGATGGTCCACAACGGCATCGAGTACGGCATGATGCAGGCCTACGCCGAAGGCTTCTCCATCATGCAGGCCAAAAAGCCCCTCAATCTCGACCTCACCCAGATCGCGCACATCTGGCAGAAGGGCTCCGTCGTCCGCTCCTGGCTCCTCGACCTCACCGCCGGCGCGCTCGACCACAACCCAACCCTCGCCGGCCTCGAAGCCTGGGTACCCGACTCAGGCGAAGGCCGCTGGACCGTCACCGAAGCCATCGACCTCAACATCTCCGCTCCCGTCATCACAGAGTCCCTCATTCGCCGTCTTCGCTCCCGCGAAGAAAATAACTTCACCGACCGTATGATCTCCATCATGCGCGGAGCCTTCGGCGGCCACGACGTCAAAAAGGCCTAG
- a CDS encoding HAD family hydrolase, translating to MSTTSIKTIFWDIGGVLLTNGWDKGQQQRVLTRLGVDLADYDARHDAANYFWERGLSDARTFFNKTVFHADAPAYNFSFEDLWAALCAENHVLHKECFDILASLRSIGTYKLATLNNESRELNAYRLDAFHLRPYFDYFICSGYVHEMKPHPGIYQAAIDISGFPADTALVIDDKLENCEAAAALGMHAIRFESPAQLSNELAQLGVHAVYA from the coding sequence GTGAGCACCACCTCCATCAAGACCATCTTCTGGGACATAGGCGGAGTACTGCTTACCAACGGCTGGGACAAGGGCCAGCAGCAGCGCGTCCTCACGCGCCTTGGCGTCGATCTCGCCGACTACGACGCCCGCCACGACGCAGCAAATTACTTCTGGGAACGCGGCCTCTCCGACGCCCGTACTTTCTTTAACAAAACCGTCTTCCACGCCGACGCTCCTGCCTACAACTTCTCCTTCGAAGACCTCTGGGCCGCCCTCTGCGCTGAAAACCACGTCCTCCACAAAGAATGTTTCGACATCCTCGCATCTCTCCGATCAATCGGCACCTACAAGCTAGCCACCCTCAACAACGAGAGCCGCGAACTCAACGCCTACCGCCTCGACGCCTTTCATCTCCGCCCCTACTTCGACTACTTCATCTGCTCCGGCTACGTCCACGAGATGAAACCCCACCCCGGCATCTACCAGGCCGCTATCGACATCTCCGGCTTCCCCGCCGATACCGCTCTCGTCATCGACGACAAGCTTGAAAACTGCGAAGCTGCAGCCGCTCTCGGCATGCACGCCATTCGCTTCGAATCACCCGCGCAGCTCAGCAATGAACTCGCTCAACTCGGCGTGCACGCCGTCTACGCATAA
- the rpiA gene encoding ribose-5-phosphate isomerase RpiA, whose translation MTQDEAKLKAAQRALDFVQDGMSLGLGSGTTSAIFIKQLGERVKQGLRVQGIATSDASQRLAESLSIPITTFDQCPELDIAIDGADEVGPDLALIKGGGGAMLREKIVAGAAHRFIVIADSSKLVDTLGRFPLPVEVIQMALPLVSRKLEALDLNPKLRHHPDGSLYITDEGNFILDCACGSIPDPAWTASELRGIVGVVEHGLFVNMASLALIAGDDGVREVLP comes from the coding sequence ATGACGCAGGACGAAGCAAAGCTAAAGGCAGCCCAGCGCGCTCTGGACTTTGTTCAGGACGGAATGTCGCTCGGCCTCGGCTCCGGCACAACTTCGGCCATCTTCATCAAGCAACTCGGCGAACGCGTCAAGCAAGGGCTGCGCGTCCAGGGTATCGCTACCTCGGACGCCAGCCAGCGGCTCGCCGAGTCGCTCTCTATCCCAATCACCACGTTCGACCAGTGTCCGGAGCTAGACATCGCCATCGACGGTGCAGATGAGGTCGGCCCTGACCTGGCTCTCATCAAAGGTGGCGGCGGAGCGATGCTCCGGGAAAAGATCGTCGCTGGCGCCGCCCACCGCTTCATCGTCATCGCCGATTCCAGCAAACTCGTCGACACCCTCGGCCGCTTCCCATTACCCGTCGAAGTCATCCAGATGGCGCTACCCCTTGTCTCCCGAAAGCTCGAAGCGCTCGACCTCAACCCGAAGCTGCGCCATCATCCCGACGGCTCCCTCTACATCACCGACGAGGGCAATTTCATTCTCGACTGTGCCTGTGGCTCCATCCCGGATCCCGCCTGGACGGCATCAGAGCTCCGCGGCATCGTCGGCGTCGTCGAACACGGGCTCTTCGTAAACATGGCTTCCCTCGCGCTCATCGCCGGCGACGACGGTGTCCGCGAGGTGCTTCCATAA